The Gammaproteobacteria bacterium DNA window GAAAAACAAACGGATGTAAATATCGCCCTACATATGTATCGCGATTGTGTCCAAGGCTCCTATGATCACGTAGTACTCGTATCTAACGACTCAGATCTTGCCCCAGCTATTCAACTAGTTAGAAATGATTTCCCGAATATTATCTGCGGAGTAGTTATCCCGAGTAGCACACGGAAAAGCAGATCCCTTACCCAAATTGCCCACTGGTCA harbors:
- a CDS encoding NYN domain-containing protein, with translation EKQTDVNIALHMYRDCVQGSYDHVVLVSNDSDLAPAIQLVRNDFPNIICGVVIPSSTRKSRSLTQIAHWSRDGITENELEQSQLPQTIEYKTSSKTKQLHKPKGW